The genomic stretch GTTGCTATTGGGTATTTGTATTCTGTGACAGGAACCATTAATATGGCCCATCTGTCTGTACGGGTGGCTGAAGTAGGTCAAGATGGGATTTTAGGGGTCATTGCTTTATTGTTTTTGCTTATCTTCAGCATTAAAGCAGGTCTGTTTCTCTTTTTCTGGTTATCTGGATCTTACGCAGCTCCGCCGGCTCTTGTCACTGCCTTATTTGCTGGTCTGCTGACCAAAGTAGGGTTATATGCCATCGTAAGGGTATTTACGCTAATCTTTTATCATGATCTGCAATTTACAAATGCTATTATTGGCTGGATGGCAGGAGCGACAATGTTGCTTGGCGTTATTGGAGCGATTGCTTATAAGGACGTGAACAAAATACTTGTCTACAATGTCGTAGCGGGTGTAGGGTTTGTTGCTTTTGGTATGGCAGCTGGCAATAAGCTGGCACTTGAGGGTCTCATGTTTTATCTCATACATGACATGATTATCAAATCACTGCTCTTTTTGCTCGGAGGAGCACTCATTGCTGCTGCGGGTACATCTAATTTGAACAATATGGGCGGGATGATTAAGAAATACCCTTTACTCGGCTGGATGTTCTTTGTTACTGCACTTGCTCTTGCCGGAGTACCGCCGCTTAGTGGATTTCCAGGTAAACTGATGTTGTTCGAAGGCGGACTTGATGCAGGCCTCTATGGGCTTACAGCCATTGCTGTTATTGCAAGTTTTATTATGCTGTACTCTGTGCTGCGGGTGTTCATTTATGCATTTTGGGGCAGGGATAAAACGATGCATGGAGGGACAACACAGATTTCAGTCAACCAGCTGCTTGTTCCGTCAGGGTTCCTGTTTATTCTGATTATTGGAATAGGAATATTTGCTGAAGTTCTTTATCCTGCACTCTCCACAGCAGCACACGTACTCATAGACCCTAATCTTTATATTGATAACGTTATGAAGGAGTGGTGATCGATGGCACGACAAATCGTACTAAATTTGATCATCGCCTTCTTATGGATGCTATTAAATCAATCCTGGAATGGAGCCGGTTTCGTAACGGGATATGTATTAGGTCTATTGATTATCGGCGTATTCCGGCGCTTTTTTCCCACTCCGTTTTATATTATCCGTATTTGGGCTGTGATCAAGCTGCTGAAATTGCTTCTTGTCGAACTGTTCCGCTCTTCATTTCAGGTGATTGGCGCCATACTGAAGCCAAAGCTGGATATTACGCCAGGTACGTTTAAGTATCGGACGGAGCTGACTTCGGATTTTGAAATCATGCTTTTATTTCTATTTATCTCCTTAACACCGGGAACACTTGCGCTGGAAATTTCGAAAAACAAACGCACCTTATATATCCATGCTTTTAATATGTCTGAAGAAGAGGAAATGGTTTCAAGCATCCGGGATTCCTTTGAAAAAGCCATAATGGAGGTGACGAGATAATGCTGCAAGTCATTCTAAATATATCTTTGCTTCTATTAGGTATCTCTATAATCGGCTGTCTATATCGGATATTAAAAGGTCCTTCAATGGCAGATCGAATTACTGCACTCGACACGATAGGAATTCAGCTCATAGGAAGTGTGGCGATTCTCTCCATGCTGCTTCATACACAGGCTTACGTAGATATTATTTTGCTTATAGGCATCTTGGCTTTTATTAGTACAGTCGCCTTTGCAAGATTTATCGAGAGGGGGGTCGTACTCGAAAATGATGACGATCTTTAGTATACTCATCGGGCTCTTAGTTCTGTTTGGCTCCATCATCAGTGTGCTGAGCGCCTTTGGACTCATCCGACTTCCAGATGTTTATCTCCGTGCTCATGCTGCAACAAAGAGTACGACACTTGGGGTTTTGTGCATCCTTTTTGGCAGTTTCTTGTTTTTCATTGTATATGACGGGTATATAAGTGCAAGGCTCCTTCTAGGTATTCTCTTTGTGTTTATGACAGCTCCTGTTGCCGGTCATCTTAATGCTCGGGCAGCCTATCGTACAGACGTCCCGCTGTGGAAAGGGACTGTTCAAGATGCACTAGCTCCTGTTCTTCGAGGGAAGAAGCGCATTCTAGCAGAGGAAGAAGAAGTATCAGTGGATGAAAAAGACGAATAAAAAGGCGAATAAAAAGACGCAGAGTGATGTTCTTCACAATTTCTTTACAGTTATTTCTGGTTTAACGTATAATGCAAAAGTGCGTTTATAAGCATTTACGTTTAGTACAATATTTAGAAGTGAAACGGAATTCATACTGGTGCGAGCCAGGAACGTCTTTTCCATATCGCTTCGTAAACGCTGTTTACGATGGAGAACTCCAGCTGAGCTGGCCTAAATTACAGGGAACCCTTGCTATATAGGGCCATTTTACGGCGATCATATGACGGCTGAACACTTATTCTAATCGAGAGAAGGTAGTTAACGATGGAATTGTGGTTTACGGAGAAACAAACTGAAGATTTTGGTATTACCATGAAGATTAAAGAGACTTACGTAAGTGAGAAGACAGATTTTCAGGATTTGGCTATGGTAAAAACCGAAGAGTTCGGCAACATGCTTTTGCTTGACGGTATGGTAATGACAACAGAAAAAGACGAATTCGTATATCATGAAATGGTTGCGCATCCGGTTCTATATACACATCCAAACCCAGAACAGGTTCTTGTTGTTGGCGGCGGAGACGGCGGAGTGATTCGCGAAGTACTAAAACACCCGCAGGTGAAAAAGGCAGTTTTGGTTGATATCGATGGAAAAGTGATTGAATATTCCAAAAAATATTTACCAAGCATTGCGGGCGGGCTAGAGGATCCTCGTGTTGAAGTGCTTGTAAACGATGGTTTCATGCACATTCATGATCATAAGAATACTTATGACGTTATTATGGTAGATTCCACTGAACCAGTGGGTCCTGCAGCAAATCTCTTTACACGTGGGTTCTATCAAGGAATTTATGAAGCTTTAAAAGAGGATGGAATTTTTGTTGCTCAAACGGACAATCCTTGGTTTAAGGCAGATTTAATTCAAAGTGTAAACAAAGATGTGAAGGAAGTATTCCCGATTGTTCGAGTATACACTGCGAATATTCCAACCTATCCAAGTGGACTATGGACGTTTACTATGGGAAGCAAGAAATATGATCCGCTTGAAGTGGATGAGAGTGCAATTCCTGAAATAGATACAAAATACTATACACCACGTCTTCACAAAGCAGCATTCGTGTTGCCTAAATTTGTAGAAGATTTGATTAAATAGAGGAGGTCTTTTACAGATGAAGCTTGATCAAGCCTATTCAGGCAACGTGTTTATTTGCAGTTCCGAAGATTATGAGGGAGCTAAAGCTGTAATTTATGGCATGCCTATGGATTACACGGTAAGTTTCCGCCCAGGTTCTCGTTTTGGCCCGGCACATATTCGTCAGGCTTCGGTTGGGCTGGAGGAGTATAGTCCTTATCTCGATAAAAGCATTGTAGATATGAATTATTATGATGCAGGAGATTTACTACTTCCTTTTGGTAATGCAAGCCGCAGTCTCGATGTGATTCGTGAATATGTGGAAGGTTTGCTTGCGGATGATAAAATTCCAGTTGGCCTAGGCGGAGAACATCTTGTGACTTGGCCGGTCATTGAAGCAACATATAAAAAATATCCTGATCTAGCGATCATTCATATTGATGCTCATGCTGATCTTCGTGATCAGTATGAAGGGGAGCCGCTCTCTCACTCTACTCCAATTCGTAAAGCTGCTGAGCTTATGGGTGGAAAGAATATCTATCAATTTGGTATCCGCTCTGGTTCAAGAGAAGAGTTCCAGTATGCACGTGAGCATATTAACTTCCATCCGTTTGATGTGGCCGAGCCGCTTAAGAAAGAACTTCCTACTATGGGTAATCGACCTGTCTATGTCACCATTGATATTGATGTGCTTGATCCTTCTGCAGCACCGGGAACGGGTACAGCGGAAGCAGGCGGAATTACTTCTAAAGAACTGTTGGAAGCTATTCATGCGATTGCTGGCTCAAATGTAAATGTGGTAGGTTTTGACGTGGTAGAAGTCGCTCCAATCTATGATCCTACACAGCAGACTCCGATTGTGGCAGCGAAGCTCCTTCGTGAGATGTTGCTTGGATTTGTGAAGTAAACTTTCTGCTTTCAAATCTTAATTAATTACGAAGATCAGAGATCTCCGTAAAGAATACACCCTTTAAACCTTCTGATTTTTGATTAGTCAGGGATTTAAGGGGTGTTTTTATGCGTGCCGGGTACAAATTTCTTGTTTCTACCGAAAATCAGGTTCTTTTTGTAGCTACAGGCAGGATTTAAATTTGAACAATATCGGTAAACTATATAGAATATATAAAAGATGAATGAAGAAAGTACGCCTATGAATAGATGGGAGAAGAAAAAGATGTCAGTATGGAGTCCTGTCAAACTCCAAATTCACAGTGTCTTTGATGGTGAGAAAGTAAATCAGCAGGTTGTGGGTGAAGCTTTACGGAAA from Paenibacillus polygoni encodes the following:
- a CDS encoding Na+/H+ antiporter subunit D codes for the protein MNNVVVLPIFLPVLTGILLVFFMKSVRMQRLISGIGSIATLLVTAFLFYTVSTSGLQLLNMGGWAAPYGIVFVADTLASLLVLVSSIISVACTFYAFQSITEEREKHHFYVFFQFLMAGVNGSFLTGDLFNLFVCFELMLISSYALLVLGNTERQLRESLKYVLINMVSSSLLVVAIGYLYSVTGTINMAHLSVRVAEVGQDGILGVIALLFLLIFSIKAGLFLFFWLSGSYAAPPALVTALFAGLLTKVGLYAIVRVFTLIFYHDLQFTNAIIGWMAGATMLLGVIGAIAYKDVNKILVYNVVAGVGFVAFGMAAGNKLALEGLMFYLIHDMIIKSLLFLLGGALIAAAGTSNLNNMGGMIKKYPLLGWMFFVTALALAGVPPLSGFPGKLMLFEGGLDAGLYGLTAIAVIASFIMLYSVLRVFIYAFWGRDKTMHGGTTQISVNQLLVPSGFLFILIIGIGIFAEVLYPALSTAAHVLIDPNLYIDNVMKEW
- a CDS encoding Na+/H+ antiporter subunit E gives rise to the protein MARQIVLNLIIAFLWMLLNQSWNGAGFVTGYVLGLLIIGVFRRFFPTPFYIIRIWAVIKLLKLLLVELFRSSFQVIGAILKPKLDITPGTFKYRTELTSDFEIMLLFLFISLTPGTLALEISKNKRTLYIHAFNMSEEEEMVSSIRDSFEKAIMEVTR
- a CDS encoding Na(+)/H(+) antiporter subunit F1, yielding MLQVILNISLLLLGISIIGCLYRILKGPSMADRITALDTIGIQLIGSVAILSMLLHTQAYVDIILLIGILAFISTVAFARFIERGVVLENDDDL
- the mnhG gene encoding monovalent cation/H(+) antiporter subunit G; this translates as MMTIFSILIGLLVLFGSIISVLSAFGLIRLPDVYLRAHAATKSTTLGVLCILFGSFLFFIVYDGYISARLLLGILFVFMTAPVAGHLNARAAYRTDVPLWKGTVQDALAPVLRGKKRILAEEEEVSVDEKDE
- the speE gene encoding polyamine aminopropyltransferase, which translates into the protein MELWFTEKQTEDFGITMKIKETYVSEKTDFQDLAMVKTEEFGNMLLLDGMVMTTEKDEFVYHEMVAHPVLYTHPNPEQVLVVGGGDGGVIREVLKHPQVKKAVLVDIDGKVIEYSKKYLPSIAGGLEDPRVEVLVNDGFMHIHDHKNTYDVIMVDSTEPVGPAANLFTRGFYQGIYEALKEDGIFVAQTDNPWFKADLIQSVNKDVKEVFPIVRVYTANIPTYPSGLWTFTMGSKKYDPLEVDESAIPEIDTKYYTPRLHKAAFVLPKFVEDLIK
- the speB gene encoding agmatinase — encoded protein: MKLDQAYSGNVFICSSEDYEGAKAVIYGMPMDYTVSFRPGSRFGPAHIRQASVGLEEYSPYLDKSIVDMNYYDAGDLLLPFGNASRSLDVIREYVEGLLADDKIPVGLGGEHLVTWPVIEATYKKYPDLAIIHIDAHADLRDQYEGEPLSHSTPIRKAAELMGGKNIYQFGIRSGSREEFQYAREHINFHPFDVAEPLKKELPTMGNRPVYVTIDIDVLDPSAAPGTGTAEAGGITSKELLEAIHAIAGSNVNVVGFDVVEVAPIYDPTQQTPIVAAKLLREMLLGFVK